The Candidatus Goldiibacteriota bacterium DNA segment AAACCGCAAACGACATAATAAGACAAAAAGTTACAAGAGAAACATGGGAAATTTTAACGGTGTTGCATTAAATGTTGCAAGTTGCCGGATTAAGCGGCAGTAATTAAAAGGCTTGAAATGAACGGTATATTTTGGTATAAACAATATACTTTGTTTAAGTTGTTTTTTATTGTTATATAGGTGGTAGGTGTAGTTCAGTTGGTTAGAACGCCAGGATGTGGCCCTGGAGGTCGCGGGTTCGAATCCCGTCACTTACCCCAAAATTTTGCTTCGCAAAATTTTCGAGCAATCGAGCATCCGATATTCGAGCATTCGAATATCATAAGCCCGATTGCGGTCGAATGTTTGATTGTTCAACTGTTCGATAAAGTATAGGAGTCGCTCCCGGATTCGAAAGCGAGCCGAACGCTGACTAAATGTTAGAAGAACGCATCAGTTATATTCAGGCGGGGTATCCAACACCCGTTTGAAGTATTATAGGGTTTACAATGAAAACAAATTATTGTAGTATTAACCCTGCTTTTCAATGAAAAGGCGGGCAATTAGCTCAGTTGGTAGAGCAGCTGACTCTTAATCAGTTGGTCCGGGGTTCGAATCCCCGATTGCCCACCATTTTTTTTATCTAAAACCCTTCCAGGTACGTCTAATAATAAGCTTTTCCCCTTATAGACAAACGGTTTAAATACATATATAATGTGGACAATTATGAAAAAAGAAGCAAAAGCTGTAAAAAAGGAAAAAAAGCAGACTTTTCACAGGCGGGCGATAATATTTATAGGCCTTTTGGCCACCATATTATCCATTTTTATCACACGGACAGGTTTTTTTGAGGGCCTTGAAAATAAGTCAATTGACTGGCGGTTTAAGGAAAGGGGCATTGTACAGCCCACCGCGCCGGTGGTTATTGTGGCGATAGATGATTCTTCGTTTTCTGAAATGCCGGAGCGATGGATATGGCCAAGGAATTTTTACGCGCAGTTAATCTCTAATTTGAAATCATGGGGCGCTAAAGTCATCGCGTTCGACGTGGTGTATTCAGAGCCCACTGCAAGAAATCCAAAAGAAGACGCGGAATTTGCCAAAGCGGTGGATAAAGCGGGCAATGTGGTATTGGGAATGGCGATATTATATGAAGAGACAAAAGTGGGAGATAAAACCACAAAAGTATTTCCTATACCCGCTCTGAAAGACGGCGCTTACGCTTCCGGAATTGTGCACCACCCGTTTGACAGGGATTCCAGTATAAGGCATAGCCAGCTTGTAAAAGTTGAAAGCGAGACAGGAGAAAAATATCTGTCATTGTCAATGGAATCGCTTGGGCTTTATAAAGGGCTGCGCAGAAATAATCTGGAAATAATAAAAGAAGAAAATAAAGTCATTTGGGGCGAAATTAATTCCACAAATCAGATAATAATAAATTACGCCGGCCCGGCAGGCACTTTTACGACCGTGCCGTTTTATCAGGTGTATTACGGTAAAAATATCAAAAAAAATATGTTTAAAGACAAAATAGTGCTTGTGGGCTCCACCGCGGATATTCTTCATGATGTGTTTTCTACGCCGTTTTCTGAATCGGGTTATTCAATGCCCGGGGTGGAAATACACGCTAATGTAATCAATACGCTTTACAATAATTCCATGATGAAACGGATGGGGCGTTTTAACGGCCTTGCGCTGTTATTTGCCATAGGGCTTTTTACAAGCTTCATGATTTTCAGGATAAAGACACTGCGCGGGCTTATCGTGGTGTTTGTGGAAGTAATCGCGTTTATATTCCTTTCAAGATACCTGTTTGACGCGCACAATTATATTATAGACCTTGTAAACCCGCTTTTTACCATGGTGCTGTGCTATTCCAGCATAAGCGTGTACAAGGTGGCTGTGGAAGAAAAAGAGAACCGTAAGATAAAAAATATTTTTTCCAGATATGTTTCCAAAACGCTTGTGGATGAAATATTAAAAAAGCAGGAAATAAAACTGGGCGGCGAAGTAAAAGAAGTGTCCGTGCTTTTTTCCGACATCCGCGGGTTTACGGCGATGTCAGAAAAAATGCAGCCTGAAGAGGTGCTTGGCGTTCTTAATGAATATTTAACCGCAATGACGGACATAGTGTTTGAAAACGGCGGCACGCTGGATAAATTTATAGGCGATGCTGTTATGGCGGTTTTTGGTTCTCCGCTTTATGATAAGGATCACGCTATAAGGGCGGTAAGGACAGGCTGGCAGATGCAGAAAAAACTTGATGAATTAAATGAAAAGTGGGCGCAGGAAGGCAAGAAGACGCTGAAAATAGGCGTGGGCGTGAACAGCGGCAAGGTGGTTGCCGGCAATATGGGTTCGATGAGAAGGATGGAATATACGGTAATAGGAGATACGGTAAACCTGGCATCAAGGCTTGAAAGTTTAAATAAGGAACTTTCAACTTCGTTTTTAATAAGCGAAAACACGCACGCGCTTGTGCGTGACAGGATAAAATCTAAAATGTACACGGATATAAAGATAAAAGGCAAGGAAGACCACCTTGTCGTCTATGAAGTCCTTGAAGTTCTGTAAATAACCGCAGTGCAGGAGGAAATAATGAAAAAAATAATTATTGTGTTTATGTTATTACTGCCGGCCTTTGTATTTGCCGCCAATGAAGCGTTATTAATACCATACGGGCCGGGAGTTTATATCGGCAAAGAAGAAGTTATGATAAATACTTCCACATCATATTACGCGGGTATAGGCGATACGGTTTCATCTGATACGTCTGTGTTTGCGATGTACCTAAAAGAGGGCGGGTGTGTAAGGTGCGCCGCGGGAAGCACTGTGCTGTTTAGAAAAGGCAATTATTCCAAAAAACAAAAATTTACGGCGATGGCTGTAAAAAAAGGAAAGTGTTATTTTAACACCGGTTACGCGCCCGGGGCGCGTCTGGAAATAAACGCCGGCGACCTTGTGTATGAAACAGGCGAATCAGTTCTTGTTGCTGACGCGGATAAAAGCGAAGGAGAACTTTATTACGGGGCGGGAGTGTGTTATGGCAGACAAAAACAATGCGCTGATTTAAAAATGACAATTCCCGAAATTGATATTTCGGAGGAAACGCCTTTTTTTGAACTTATTAATTTTTCGCAGGACAGGGTATCGTTATCAGTTACCGTCTATGGGCAGGGTGAACTGCCGGTTAAAGCCCTGGAAGTTATAAAAGCCGGGCTTTCCGCGGAGTATTCTGTGGAATACGAAGAAAATACAGATGAATTAAGCGCGTTTTTAAGTATTTCAACAGAAGAAAAATGCGTTTCAATAACAGGCACTGTTAAAGATGCCGGCGGTAATATAGTTAAAATACTTGATATAAAAGAGTGTTCTCGTAACGCGGAAATTGA contains these protein-coding regions:
- a CDS encoding adenylate/guanylate cyclase domain-containing protein is translated as MKKEAKAVKKEKKQTFHRRAIIFIGLLATILSIFITRTGFFEGLENKSIDWRFKERGIVQPTAPVVIVAIDDSSFSEMPERWIWPRNFYAQLISNLKSWGAKVIAFDVVYSEPTARNPKEDAEFAKAVDKAGNVVLGMAILYEETKVGDKTTKVFPIPALKDGAYASGIVHHPFDRDSSIRHSQLVKVESETGEKYLSLSMESLGLYKGLRRNNLEIIKEENKVIWGEINSTNQIIINYAGPAGTFTTVPFYQVYYGKNIKKNMFKDKIVLVGSTADILHDVFSTPFSESGYSMPGVEIHANVINTLYNNSMMKRMGRFNGLALLFAIGLFTSFMIFRIKTLRGLIVVFVEVIAFIFLSRYLFDAHNYIIDLVNPLFTMVLCYSSISVYKVAVEEKENRKIKNIFSRYVSKTLVDEILKKQEIKLGGEVKEVSVLFSDIRGFTAMSEKMQPEEVLGVLNEYLTAMTDIVFENGGTLDKFIGDAVMAVFGSPLYDKDHAIRAVRTGWQMQKKLDELNEKWAQEGKKTLKIGVGVNSGKVVAGNMGSMRRMEYTVIGDTVNLASRLESLNKELSTSFLISENTHALVRDRIKSKMYTDIKIKGKEDHLVVYEVLEVL